The Hymenobacter sp. DG01 genome has a segment encoding these proteins:
- a CDS encoding TonB-dependent receptor, producing MKQTILAVALSGVSIGAFAQVQTISGQIVDSAGKPVIGATVVEKGTNNGTATGNDGHFTLRSRTATPRLQVSSIGYASQEVDAAGGTVSVRLTDASTGLGEVQVVGSRSQNRSVTDSPSPVDIIDLREVTTKTGQLDVNQLLQFVAPSFNSNRQTGSDGADHVDPATLRGLGPDQTLVLVNGKRQHQSALVNLFGTRGRGNTGTDLNVIPAASIERIEILRDGASAQYGSDAIAGVINIVLKSSVKELTTNVNYGAYDAKYRFDDESFDGGNFNANLNYGIGLGQKGSFVNATVDYNLREHTQRANVPNADGLARREYGDPEIRNLSGYLNSRFALSDRSYFYVFGGGNKRKGDAYAWTRFADDDRNVPAIYPNGFDPIISSDIWDASAVAGLRTALGEWELDLSNNFGSNRFEYGVKNTLNSSLGASSPTSFNAGGFQLQQNVVNLGLTRNYKTVLQGLNVAAGAEWRREWYSLFAGEEASYRNYDPQSGAASGSQGFPGFQPTDAIKAQRDNLAAYADAELSVTQRWLLAGALRYEHYSDFGSTLNYKLATRFNLTEFLTLRGTYSTGFRAPSLAQVNFNSTFTNFINGEPVEVLLARNNSAVTQKLGVPSLKQETSNNANIGLTSRIGSSLSLTLDGYYIKVKDRVVLTSQFSADDPVIGPDLQALNVDQAQFFANAADTRSIGLDVVLSHTLPLGAGRLNSTLAANVNNLKIDRVRTSGRLTGREEEFFGAREQAFVKASAPPSKINLTFDYQLGRFGALVRFVRFDKITLIDWDGNPMKYDRRVTTDLTLNYALTNHLQFIVGSANLFDRYPTLFDPQRTETGGAWDPVQMGSNGRFYFAKLQARF from the coding sequence ATGAAACAGACTATACTAGCAGTAGCGCTGTCAGGGGTAAGCATTGGTGCCTTCGCGCAGGTCCAGACCATTAGTGGGCAGATAGTAGATAGCGCCGGCAAGCCCGTAATTGGGGCTACCGTGGTGGAAAAAGGCACCAACAACGGCACCGCCACCGGCAACGACGGGCACTTTACCCTTCGCTCCCGCACGGCTACCCCCCGCCTGCAGGTAAGCTCCATCGGGTACGCCTCGCAGGAGGTAGATGCGGCGGGCGGCACGGTAAGCGTGCGGCTCACCGATGCTTCTACAGGTTTGGGCGAGGTGCAGGTGGTAGGCTCCCGCAGCCAGAACCGCTCCGTTACCGATTCACCCTCGCCCGTTGATATTATTGACCTTCGGGAAGTGACCACCAAAACCGGTCAGCTTGATGTAAACCAGCTGCTGCAGTTCGTGGCGCCCTCGTTCAACTCCAACCGACAGACCGGCTCCGACGGGGCCGACCACGTGGACCCCGCCACCCTGCGCGGCCTGGGGCCCGACCAGACCCTGGTGCTGGTAAACGGCAAGCGCCAGCACCAGTCGGCCCTGGTGAACCTGTTTGGCACCCGCGGCCGCGGCAACACCGGCACCGACCTGAACGTGATACCAGCCGCCAGCATCGAGCGAATAGAGATTCTGCGCGACGGGGCTTCGGCTCAGTACGGCTCCGATGCCATTGCCGGCGTTATCAACATTGTGCTGAAAAGCTCGGTGAAGGAGCTGACCACCAACGTGAACTACGGGGCCTACGACGCCAAATACCGCTTTGATGACGAGAGCTTCGACGGCGGCAACTTCAACGCCAACCTCAACTACGGGATTGGACTGGGGCAGAAGGGTAGCTTCGTGAATGCCACCGTGGACTACAACCTGCGCGAACACACCCAGCGGGCCAACGTGCCCAACGCCGACGGCCTGGCACGCCGCGAGTACGGCGACCCGGAAATCCGCAACCTCTCGGGCTACCTCAACTCCCGCTTCGCCCTCAGCGACCGGTCGTACTTCTACGTGTTTGGGGGTGGTAACAAGCGCAAGGGCGACGCCTACGCATGGACCCGCTTTGCCGACGACGACCGGAACGTGCCGGCTATTTACCCCAACGGCTTCGACCCCATTATCAGCAGCGACATCTGGGATGCCTCGGCGGTGGCGGGGCTGCGCACGGCCCTGGGCGAGTGGGAGCTTGACTTGAGCAACAACTTTGGCTCCAATCGTTTCGAGTACGGAGTCAAAAACACGCTTAATTCCTCGTTGGGGGCTTCTTCGCCGACCTCGTTCAACGCGGGAGGGTTTCAGCTCCAGCAGAACGTAGTAAACCTGGGCCTGACGCGCAATTACAAAACCGTGCTGCAGGGCCTGAACGTGGCCGCCGGCGCCGAATGGCGCCGCGAGTGGTATTCGCTGTTCGCCGGCGAAGAGGCCTCCTACCGCAACTACGACCCCCAATCCGGAGCGGCCAGCGGCTCCCAGGGTTTCCCGGGCTTCCAGCCCACCGATGCCATCAAAGCTCAGCGCGACAACCTGGCGGCCTACGCCGATGCCGAGTTGAGCGTAACCCAACGCTGGCTGCTGGCCGGGGCCCTGCGCTACGAGCACTACTCCGACTTCGGCAGCACCCTTAACTACAAGCTGGCTACCCGCTTCAATCTTACCGAGTTCCTGACTTTGCGTGGCACTTACAGCACTGGGTTCCGGGCGCCCTCGCTGGCCCAGGTGAACTTTAACTCCACCTTCACCAACTTCATCAACGGCGAGCCAGTGGAAGTGCTGCTGGCCCGCAACAACAGCGCCGTAACCCAGAAGCTGGGCGTGCCCAGCCTCAAGCAGGAAACCTCCAACAACGCCAACATCGGCCTCACCAGCCGCATCGGCTCGTCTTTGAGTCTGACCCTGGACGGCTACTACATCAAGGTCAAGGACCGGGTGGTGCTCACCAGCCAGTTTTCCGCCGATGACCCCGTAATCGGCCCCGACCTGCAGGCCCTGAACGTGGACCAGGCTCAATTTTTCGCCAACGCTGCCGATACCCGCTCCATTGGGCTTGATGTGGTGCTGAGCCACACGCTACCCCTGGGCGCCGGCCGGCTGAACTCTACGCTGGCGGCCAATGTCAACAACCTCAAAATTGACCGGGTCCGGACTTCGGGCCGCCTGACGGGTAGGGAGGAGGAGTTTTTTGGGGCCCGGGAGCAGGCTTTCGTGAAGGCGTCGGCCCCGCCCTCTAAAATCAACCTCACCTTCGACTACCAGCTAGGACGTTTCGGGGCCCTGGTGCGCTTCGTGCGGTTTGATAAGATTACGCTCATCGACTGGGATGGCAACCCCATGAAGTACGACCGGCGCGTCACCACCGACCTGACTCTGAACTACGCGCTAACCAACCACTTGCAGTTCATTGTGGGCAGTGCCAACCTGTTCGACCGCTACCCCACCTTGTTCGACCCGCAGCGCACGGAAACCGGCGGGGCCTGGGACCCGGTGCAGATGGGCTCGAACGGCCGGTTTTACTTTGCTAAATTGCAGGCCCGTTTCTGA